A window of the Gossypium hirsutum isolate 1008001.06 chromosome A03, Gossypium_hirsutum_v2.1, whole genome shotgun sequence genome harbors these coding sequences:
- the LOC121223376 gene encoding vacuolar protein sorting-associated protein 55 homolog yields MADLPGYLHNCLQTGKLVVLAILVSGGIILQILACALYNNWWPMLTVIMYVLLPMPLMFFAGSDGYSLLSESGNSWVNATKFLAGASAIGSIAIPAILKHAGVISWGALAMELSSFFVFVLAIMFYIRMNNDDDYSFF; encoded by the exons ATGGCCGATTTACCGGGTTATTTACACAACTGCTTACAGACCGGAAAACTTGTGGTTTTGGCGATTTTAGTTTCGGGCGGAATCATATTGCAAATCTTG GCATGTGCTTTGTACAATAATTGGTGGCCGATGTTGACTG TAATAATGTATGTTCTTCTTCCAATGCCATTGATGTTCTTTGCTGGCTCTGACGGTTATTCCCTTTTATCTGAATCTGGCAACAG TTGGGTGAATGCAACAAAGTTCTTGGCCGGAGCTTCTGCAATAGGAAGCATTGCTATACCAGCTATCTTAAAACATGCCGGAGTTATCAGTTGGGGCGCATTGGCAATGGAACTTTCATCGTTTTTCGTTTTTGTACTGGCCATAATGTTTTATATTCGAATGAACAATGATGATGATTACAGTTTCTTCTGA
- the LOC121223377 gene encoding nuclear intron maturase 2, mitochondrial, with the protein MHRRITVFTFQVLKSPSIIPTQATQLYSQLNPFARGTNGFALFRLFSFTPLHRRVPDPDDPMNLMKEDGVSVCSQMWVENFREPDRLVSNLISYLRRFELWVLAYQKVCADEIGSYVPRSSITRSALEDLLALRNAVLDNRFKWGARLEFFIKSPKDKTDYESLSKRKIKAILTTTQPAPFQDKLVQEVLLMILEPIYEARFSQKSFAFRPGRNAHTVLRVIRRNFAGYLWYIKGDLSPILDGLKVGLVISALMRDVRDKKVIDLIKLALVTPVITSPIDGMEKKKKTKRKYQKKKVLAEDEPKPDPYWLETFFGFAPEEAEKLPSWGHCGILSPLLANICLDELDRWMEGKIKDFYRPSKSDVIWNSPEGEAEQGNTSWPEFVPTSGPDKTRKMDYVRYGGHILIGIRGPRADAATLRKQLIEFCDQKYMIKLDNESLPIEHITKGIMFLDHVLCRRVVYPTLRYTATGGKIISEKGVGTLLSVTASLKQCIKQFRKLNFLKGDREPDPQPCFRMFHATQAHTNAQMNKFLSTMVEWYRYADNRKKVVNFCSYIIRGSLAKLYAAKYKLRSRAKVYKIGARNLSRPLKERKGQSPEYQNLLRMGLAESIDGLQYTRMSLIPETDYTPFPSNWRPDHEKALIEYIRLDDPKTLEEQKGCIQEQGLVSPQDYISMLVWNYKRNAIVMDQLSLVKSAGLLSSSYRENDDPKNKEQEESEERLHASQM; encoded by the coding sequence ATGCATCGAAGAATCACAGTTTTCACCTTTCAAGTTCTAAAAAGTCCCAGTATTATCCCTACCCAAGCCACCCAACTTTACTCCCAATTGAATCCCTTTGCCCGTGGAACAAATGGGTTTGCTTTGTTTCGATTGTTTTCGTTTACTCCGTTGCACCGGCGTGTGCCGGATCCCGATGACCCTATGAACCTAATGAAAGAAGATGGTGTATCGGTTTGTTCTCAAATGTGGGTTGAGAATTTTAGAGAACCTGATAGGTTGGTTTCCAATTTGATCTCGTACCTTCGTAGATTCGAATTATGGGTGTTGGCTTATCAGAAAGTTTGTGCTGATGAAATAGGATCGTATGTGCCTCGTAGTTCAATCACTAGGTCCGCGTTGGAAGATTTGTTAGCTTTGAGAAATGCTGTTCTTGATAATAGGTTTAAGTGGGGTGCTAGGTTAGAGTTCTTTATAAAATCACCTAAAGATAAGACGGATTACGAATCTTTATCGAAGAGGAAGATTAAGGCGATTTTAACGACTACGCAACCTGCTCCGTTTCAAGATAAGTTAGTGCAGGAGGTTTTGCTAATGATTTTAGAGCCAATATATGAGGCCCGCTTCTCACAGAAGTCATTTGCGTTTAGGCCTGGGAGGAATGCTCATACAGTATTGAGGGTGATTAGGAGAAATTTTGCCGGTTATTTATGGTATATAAAAGGCGATTTAAGTCCAATTTTAGATGGATTGAAAGTGGGGTTGGTGATAAGTGCTTTGATGAGGGATGTGAGGGATAAGAAGGTTATTGATTTAATCAAGCTTGCATTAGTTACACCGGTAATAACGAGTCCCATTGATGGgatggaaaagaagaaaaagacaaaGAGGAAGTATCAGAAGAAGAAAGTGTTGGCTGAGGATGAACCGAAACCCGATCCTTATTGGTTGGAGACATTTTTTGGTTTTGCACCCGAGGAGGCTGAGAAACTTCCTTCATGGGGGCATTGTGGAATTCTTAGTCCACTATTGGCTAATATATGTCTTGATGAATTGGACCGGTGGATGGAAGGTAAGATTAAGGATTTTTATCGTCCATCAAAGAGTGATGTTATATGGAATAGCCCTGAAGGAGAAGCAGAACAAGGGAATACATCTTGGCCAGAATTTGTACCAACAAGTGGACCGGATAAGACACGGAAGATGGATTATGTACGGTATGGAGGTCATATTTTGATTGGTATCCGTGGACCAAGAGCAGATGCAGCAACGCTGAGAAAACAGTTAATCGAGTTTTGTGATCAGAAATATATGATCAAGCTTGATAATGAGAGCCTCCCGATTGAACACATAACCAAAGGTATTATGTTTCTCGACCATGTACTTTGTCGGAGAGTGGTATATCCAACTCTTCGGTACACGGCAACCGGTGGTAAGATTATTAGTGAGAAAGGTGTTGGGACCCTTTTATCTGTCACGGCGAGCTTGAAACAATGCATCAAGCAATTTAGGAAGTTAAACTTTCTTAAGGGTGATAGGGAACCAGACCCACAACCATGTTTTAGAATGTTCCATGCAACTCAAGCTCACACCAATGCTCAAATGAACAAGTTCTTGTCAACAATGGTGGAGTGGTATAGATATGCCGACAACCGGAAAAAAGTTGTTAATTTTTGTTCCTATATCATTAGGGGTTCCCTAGCAAAGCTCTATGCTGCAAAGTACAAGCTTCGTTCACGAGCAAAGGTTTATAAAATTGGTGCAAGAAATCTGAGTCGTCCTTTGAAGGAGAGGAAAGGACAGTCACCCGAGTACCAGAATCTACTAAGAATGGGTCTTGCTGAGTCAATTGATGGCCTTCAGTATACAAGGATGTCTCTGATTCCCGAGACTGATTATACGCCTTTCCCTAGCAATTGGAGGCCTGATCATGAGAAGGCATTAATTGAATATATAAGGCTCGACGATCCAAAAACTCTGGAAGAGCAAAAAGGTTGCATTCAAGAGCAGGGACTTGTTTCACCGCAGGACTACATATCGATGCTAGTATGGAATTACAAAAGAAATGCAATTGTGATGGATCAACTTTCCCTAGTAAAAAGTGCTGGTTTGTTGTCGAGCTCATATCGTGAGAACGATGATCCGAAGAACAAGGAACAAGAGGAATCCGAAGAAAGGCTTCATGCTTCACAAATGTAA
- the LOC121223375 gene encoding transcription factor MAMYB, translating to MEFLDEDARPRFLFQSKPQSSSSSERPSPQKPSKPFLFISLSISSIILSLALFSIESEPFKSLLFWLSFSLFLGPFAPPSLTGGDIRVGVGPTIPDPIEQDPQPETESKKKSSQKRSKPDKIDEPIGNPGELAGNGNGFSDSKVKSKESKKKEDLGSNFDGEGKEWSETEIEILKKQMVKNPVGKPGRWEAIASAFKGKYKTDSVIKKAKELGEKKIDDSDSYAQFLKNRKPVDTRINDENEAVIKANWNSGEDVALLNALKTFPKDVTMRWEKISAAVPGKSKAACMKRVAELKKDFRSSKASNGGN from the coding sequence ATGGAGTTTTTGGACGAAGACGCTAGACCCAGATTCCTCTTCCAATCAAAGCCTCAATCTTCTTCTTCCTCCGAGCGACCCTCCCcacaaaaaccctcaaaaccatTCCTTTTCATTTCCCTTTCAATCTCTTCCATTATCCTCTCCCTTGCCCTCTTCTCCATTGAATCCGAACCCTTCAAATCTCTCCTCTTTTGGCTCTCTTTCTCCCTTTTCCTCGGCCCATTCGCCCCTCCTTCCCTCACCGGCGGTGACATCCGTGTCGGCGTTGGCCCCACCATCCCTGATCCCATCGAACAAGACCCACAACCCGAGACTGAATCTAAGAAAAAATCATCTCAAAAACGTTCAAAGCCTGATAAAATCGATGAACCAATTGGAAATCCTGGGGAGTTAGCTGGAAACGGAAATGGGTTTTCAGATTCAAAGGTGAAAAGCAAAGAGTCGAAGAAAAAAGAAGATCTGGGGAGCAATTTCGATGGAGAAGGTAAGGAATGGAGTGAAACTGAAATTGAGATTTTGAAGAAACAAATGGTGAAAAACCCAGTGGGGAAACCAGGTAGATGGGAAGCTATAGCTTCAGCATTTAAAGGGAAATATAAAACAGATAGTGTGATTAAAAAAGCAAAGGAGCTAGGTGAGAAAAAAATAGATGATAGTGATTCATATGCTCAGTTTTTGAAGAATAGGAAACCAGTTGATACGAGGATCAATGATGAAAATGAAGCAGTGATAAAGGCTAATTGGAATTCAGGGGAAGATGTTGCTTTACTCAATGCTTTGAAAACTTTTCCTAAAGATGTAACAATGAGATGGGAAAAGATTTCTGCTGCTGTACCTGGGAAATCAAAAGCTGCTTGTATGAAAAGAGTTGCTGAACTGAAAAAGGATTTTAGGAGCTCTAAAGCTAGTAATGGTGGGAATTAA
- the LOC107933694 gene encoding putative invertase inhibitor yields MKKSHLFSLVFFYLLLVSVSCDVIHDSCDKAAKGDPNIKFDFCVSSFEGNPKAKTATGVADLVKVAIETAMANATSTGLIISKLLDNKTLDTYARNCLEDCSELYSGAGSSIQSGGKAFEGKDYGTANAEISSAMDAPDTCEEQFKEKKGYVSPLTKENNNFFQLLAIVLSFMNLVPK; encoded by the coding sequence ATGAAGAAATCCCACcttttttctcttgttttcttCTACCTTCTGCTTGTTTCAGTGAGCTGTGATGTTATCCATGATTCTTGTGACAAAGCTGCAAAGGGTGATCCCAATATCAAGTTTGACTTTTGTGTATCAAGTTTTGAAGGGAACCCCAAAGCTAAAACGGCTACCGGGGTTGCAGATTTGGTTAAAGTAGCCATAGAAACAGCCATGGCTAATGCGACGAGCACTGGTTTGATAATATCTAAGCTTTTGGATAACAAAACCCTTGATACATATGCAAGGAATTGCTTAGAAGATTGCTCTGAGCTTTATTCAGGTGCAGGGTCTAGTATACAAAGTGGTGGGAAAGCTTTTGAAGGTAAAGATTATGGAACAGCTAATGCAGAAATAAGTTCAGCCATGGATGCACCGGATACTTGTGAAGAGCAGTTTAAAGAGAAGAAAGGGTATGTGTCACCATTGACAAAGGAAAACAACAATTTCTTTCAGCTACTTGCAATCGTACTTTCATTCATGAATCTGGTACCAAAATGA
- the LOC121223060 gene encoding uncharacterized protein, translating to MRDQMLESQKNMLESQNNMMNQLTQLLKGGSDKGKGPMGDTRNDNDDSACPTSFSPVNIQTQPPRVSVNVKPLQYDKPTILDFDEVEGEKVKVKLPKQLEDQCKGIEEKFKELESADHYCGVDAKELSLVPDLVLPPKFKIPEFERYNGTSCPEAHITMFYRKMTGCVNNEQLLIHCFQYSLTGAAAKWYNQLSRAPVKSWKDLAQAFMKQYGHLTDIALDRITLQNMEKKSSESFRQYAQR from the exons ATGAGGGATCAAATGCTGGAGTCCCAGAAAAACATGCTGGAGTCACAGAACAACATGATGAACCAGCTGACACAGCTGCTGAAGGGAGGGTCTGACAAAGGAAAGGGCCCTATGGGTGATACTAGAAATGATAACGATGACTCTGCATGTCCTACAAGCTTTTCCCCAGTAAACATTCAAACACAGCCACCAAGGGTGTCTGTTAATGTTAAACCTCT ACAATATGACAAACCCACGATCCTTGATTTCGATGAAGTTGAAGGGGAAAAAGTAAAGGTGAAGCTCCCAAAGCAGCTCGAGGATCAATGCAAAGGGATAGAAGAGAAGTTCAAGGAGTTAGAAAGTGCTGATCATTATTGCGGAGTTGACGcaaaggaactcagtttggtccCGGACTTAGTACTTCCTCCGAAGTTCAAGATACCagaatttgaaagatataatgGAACCAGCTGCCCTGAGGCTCACATTACAATGTTCTACCGGAAAATGACAGGATGTGTCAACAACGAACAATTGTTGATTCACTGTTTTCAATATAGTTTGACTGGGGCCGcggctaaatggtacaatcagttaaGTCGGGCTCCAGTCAAATCATGGAAGGACTTAGCACAGGCCTTCATGAAGCAGTATGGTCATCTAACGGATATAGCGCTCGACCGGATTACACTccagaatatggagaagaagTCAAGCGAAAGTTTTCGGCAGTACGCTCAGAGGTGA